Proteins from a genomic interval of Syntrophorhabdus sp.:
- a CDS encoding type II toxin-antitoxin system MqsR family toxin, with protein sequence MTEEKREAVKAFLRVFKKVAQEQGIYFVTREGFMEAMEWLGFTKANCRDEILNLTVDDYCEGPGPDRDMPGEVWVFGINTSGTDIYIKLKLAPVRSQTIAKCLSFHPAKHPLRFPFRDEKKGEKK encoded by the coding sequence GTGACTGAGGAGAAGCGGGAGGCAGTCAAGGCATTCCTGAGGGTTTTCAAGAAGGTTGCGCAGGAGCAGGGCATCTACTTTGTCACGCGAGAGGGTTTCATGGAAGCCATGGAATGGTTGGGTTTTACGAAAGCCAACTGCCGTGATGAGATCTTGAACCTCACCGTCGACGATTACTGCGAGGGGCCGGGCCCAGACAGGGACATGCCCGGTGAAGTGTGGGTCTTTGGGATAAACACGAGTGGTACAGACATATATATCAAGCTGAAACTGGCGCCGGTCAGGTCGCAAACCATAGCGAAGTGCCTGTCGTTTCACCCGGCAAAACATCCGCTTCGTTTCCCTTTCAGAGATGAAAAGAAAGGAGAGAAGAAATGA